TTATCTAAGCTTTGTTCTAGAATTTTACTTGCTACTTTGTAATTAAACCAATCCCATCCATAGTGAAGGATTAATTCCTTTTCTAAAATCTGAAGAGGAACTGGCAAAATACCCCAGCCTCTATAGACTTTATTTAAGCACTGACTATCTCCACTACGGGTCAAAATCGATTTGAATGAATCTTGGTCAAGAATGCCATAATATCTTCCTTCTGGTAAATCTATCATTGTTGGTGCAAATCGATGTCCGCCAAAATGACTTGATTTCCAAATCCGAACATTTTCTAACTCTAAATGAGAAATTGTATTTTGAGCATGGAAATAAAAAGGATTACCATGTCTAGCACAGCATTTATCATGGCTGCCGTGGGTACATACTAAAATATCTCTAGTAATACTTGTTTCTTTTTCATACTCAGAAATACTACCCCGTAAGAATTTTTTGACAACCGCAGCGACATTTTCAATATTTGGTAGCTGAAATTCGTACTTCAAGTATCCCTGAGTTAATCCCTTTTGTTTTTGATAAATTAAAAGGGTTGTTAGCTCTACTTTATGAGTTAAATCGTTAGCAATTAATAGAAATCTTATTGGTAGTTTAGCGCGTTTTACTTCCTCAACCAAAAGCTTGAGATTATTAGGTACCCATTTGGAATTAAAGGCTTCTGATGTCCAAGGAGTAGGACACTCAACTAAAATGTAAGTTTCGTAATTGGTGGCGCTACCAATAACATCTTCTCCTATTTGTTTTGAGTAATCGGAACAAAAAAAGGTATTCATTTAGCTGTTCTCATTCTTAAATTTTATGGACAAGTTTATAAAAAACTAAAATTGTGTTTGTGGCTACAATCGTCTCTAATAAATGCAACAAGAAGAAACAATCAGCATTTCTTGCCATTAACTAGGTAGCCACTTTATAACATTCATTTTTATTAAACCTATTTCCGGTTAATAAAATCTCCACAATATCGGTAGGGAAATGTCGTAAAACTGCTTCCGTACTCCTAAAGTGAATTTTGTATCTCTTATAGTTCGACAGTTTATTAACTGTCAATTGCTGAAGATAGTCTTGCGTACTCTGCCTTGAAGAGCCATAGTTACACTGTGTTAACTTCACCTTACTTAATCTATTGAGGTAACGGAAATTACACTTAAAAATTTGACTAAAATTATAGTAATTATTTAAATTTTGAATGAAATCATCCATATAGCCATTTACAGCCTCTGTCTCTACATCTGTAGACAGACTTTTACTGCGATACGACTTTGCTGAGGAACTTGACTGCTTAACCAAGTACTTGAAGCAATTAATCCCGTTTTGCCAATTTACTTTGATTGCTTGATGTTGCTCTGTAATACATTGCCAAACTGCTATAAGTAAGCAATTAAGTTTGAGGTATTTTTGATCGCTACTCGCTCTTGTTAAAAGCATATTGCAAATTATTCTCAATTAACTTAGAAAAAAATAAAATTTTAGTCAAAATTTAGGATACTCCGTTCTCTCCCCTTTACTGATTAAAAGCAAGGCGATCGGAATAACCAGTAAATCTTAGTTAATAAATATTTAAACTTGAGTAGCAGGATAGTATTTTTCAAAAAATACGGCAATTTTCCTAGCTCTACTCAATTTTTAGTTTTGGTATCTACTATTTTATAGGTTTAATCTCCTGAATTTGACATCAGGCTTTTTTTAGATACCTGCTTTGACTGTAACTGAAGTCAATAAGAAATGCAAGCATTTGATAATCTTTATAAATTTTACTAAAAATTCTAGCGTGATGAATGCTAGTTAAATAAAGGTTAACAACAAGCTAACGGTTAAGGATGCTGCCTAAGATAGATATTGCTATTTTCTATCCAAATAATAATTTTTCTCAATAGTTAAAAGTTATTGCAGATAGTCGCAAGTGACTAGTCATACAAAAAAATCTGCGGAGATTTTGCCAAAATCAGTCCTGGTTGGCAAATCGCAGTTTCAATCAAAGGTAATCTGAAAAAAGAAGAAGAGTTCTTTTGCGTTGACGACTACGCGCACTCAGGCGAAGCCTAACAAATCGAGAGGAGAATTTTCGCATAAATCCACTCATCCACAATCTCAAATCTAAACTATTGATATGGCTCCTTTACCCGACTACCGTCCTAAACAACTGTCCGTAGGCCCCCTAGAAGCAGAAATTTTGCAGATCGTCTGGGAACTGGGTTCAGCTACAGTGAAGGATGTACACGATCGCATTCTGTCTGATCCAAACCGGGAGTTAGCTTATACCTCTGTCACCACCGTTTTGCGCCGCCTGACTGATAAAGGTTGGCTAGTCTGTGACAAGAAAGGGAAAGCATTTTATTGGCGACCATTGCTGACAAAGCAGCAAGCAGAAGTAATTAAAGCTCACGAGCAATTGCAGCGATTTTTGGCGGTGAGCAATCCGGATGTGGTCGCTGCTTTCGCTGATAGTCTCGATGAAACCGCTAGCCAACAAATTGAAGCGATCGCCAAACGCATTCAAGCTGCACGTCAAGCCAGGGAGGGGAAATAATGCATTTAATGATGATTTTGGCTGCTTTAGCAGTTGCTTGGTGGTTAAGATCCACTTGGGTTGGCTCTGAAGGAAATTGGAGTCTCAGGTGGCGGCGATCGCTATTTTTATTTATTTTTCCTCCCTTGCTGCTATTTATGACTGCGATCGCTGTACTGTGCATGGGCCCCCAAGGAAAAATGGGAGGAATGTATACAGGTTGGGGTAGCTATCTACTAGCTTTGATATATTTAGGATTTTTTAGCATTTTATGCATTAAACACGCCTTTCAAGGCTGGCAGTCTGTAGAATCTGCCCGTAACTGTCCCTTAGTAAATTTTGGTGACAGACAAATCCGGCTGCTCAACACAGGCGCACTTTTCGCTGGTCAAATCGGTTTTTGGCACCCCGAACTAGTAGTCAGCCAAGGATTACTGCAAACTCTCTCCAGCGAACATTTAGAAAGTGTCTTGGCACACGAGCAAGGTCATTATCATTACCGAGACACATTTTGGTTTTTTTGGCTGGGTTGGGTGCGTTCTTGTACCGCGTGGTTGCCT
The genomic region above belongs to Calothrix sp. NIES-2098 and contains:
- a CDS encoding sucraseferredoxin family protein → MNTFFCSDYSKQIGEDVIGSATNYETYILVECPTPWTSEAFNSKWVPNNLKLLVEEVKRAKLPIRFLLIANDLTHKVELTTLLIYQKQKGLTQGYLKYEFQLPNIENVAAVVKKFLRGSISEYEKETSITRDILVCTHGSHDKCCARHGNPFYFHAQNTISHLELENVRIWKSSHFGGHRFAPTMIDLPEGRYYGILDQDSFKSILTRSGDSQCLNKVYRGWGILPVPLQILEKELILHYGWDWFNYKVASKILEQSLDNNTVLAELTFEKTTGALYTCQAKLVKDETKTLEIRSSCDAKQASAVVKYTVASLWLEAKKFASLSA
- a CDS encoding transcriptional repressor, CopY family protein; this translates as MAPLPDYRPKQLSVGPLEAEILQIVWELGSATVKDVHDRILSDPNRELAYTSVTTVLRRLTDKGWLVCDKKGKAFYWRPLLTKQQAEVIKAHEQLQRFLAVSNPDVVAAFADSLDETASQQIEAIAKRIQAARQAREGK